One Penaeus chinensis breed Huanghai No. 1 unplaced genomic scaffold, ASM1920278v2 CTG_8080, whole genome shotgun sequence DNA window includes the following coding sequences:
- the LOC125024871 gene encoding rho-related GTP-binding protein RhoU-like, protein MSMYYVKQVYNKHYTLPQDDFDSLRPLCYPGTDVFLVCFSVVSPTSFHNVREKWLPELRHHNPRVPIVLVGTQSDLRTDVKVLIELAQYREQPVTEVAARRLAHQIGAVGYVESSALTQRNLKEVFDQAILAALEARSSPPLSRGGSSKRSFSSRHRKAGSGGGGGGGGARDGASEPLNHRDGRHALDYTDDTARKRGWRKLCCFS, encoded by the exons ATGTCAATGTACTATGTAAAACAAGTGTATAATAAGCACTATA ctctcccgcagGATGACTTCGATTCCCTCCGGCCGCTCTGCTACCCCGGGACCGACGTGTTCCTGGTGTGCTTCAGCGTGGTGTCGCCGACCTCCTTCCACAACGTGCGCGAGAAGTGGCTGCCCGAACTGCGCCACCACAACCCCCGCGTGCCCATCGTGCTCGTCGGTACCCAGAGCGACCTCAGGACAGATGTGAAG GTCCTCATAGAGCTAGCGCAGTACCGCGAGCAGCCCGTGACGGAGGTGGCGGCGCGGCGCCTGGCCCACCAGATCGGCGCCGTCGGCTACGTGGAGTCGTCGGCCCTGACGCAGCGCAACCTGAAGGAGGTGTTCGACCAGGCCATCCTCGCCGCCCTCGAGGCCCGCAGCAGCCCGCCGCTGTCCCGGGGCGGCTCCTCCAAGCGCTCCTTCTCGTCGCGGCACCGGAAGgccggcagcggcggcggcggcggcggcggcggcgcgcggGACGGCGCCAGCGAGCCGCTCAACCACCGCGACGGCCGCCACGCCCTCGACTACACGGACGACACCGCCAGGAAGCGCGGCTGGCGGAAGCTCTGCTGCTTCTCTTGA